The following DNA comes from Erigeron canadensis isolate Cc75 chromosome 3, C_canadensis_v1, whole genome shotgun sequence.
CACTTCATATGAAGTTTAATCCTGAATGTGATGAACCTGTTTGTCATTTGGTCTGTGACAATGATTCTTGTGTTGTTCAAGAAAAATCTTTGAAAGAAGTTCAGGTATATTGAAATTTCATATTCTCCACACTGTCAAACTTGGTATATCAGTGTTCCCTTTTAATGTTCCCCTAAATGTTAGAAATTGGTTTTTTGTTATCTCTTTGGGAGCGATAATAATTTTTGGCTCAAATTTTCCTTCATCGTGTACTTGTCTCAGGTTGACCATTTGTGTTGGTTAGTTTGATTAATGTTCAATCAAAATGATGTAATTGGTATGAATGTTGAGACTGTGAGAGCCTAATCATTTATGCAACTTGTGATTTATTTGTTGAGGTGTGTAACTATTAGCACTGAGAGCAAGTAATGAgtcttttatatactttgcccagaaaaaatatgtttatattaagaCGTTTTTATTATTCTATCATGATAACTAAATCTTGTTTATTACTatcagattttttatttttattttttataaatgcCTAGTTAGGGAACTAAACTACTATGTCTTTAGTAAATATTCTCTAGACAATGGACTTTTTAACAGTTAGCATCTGTACATACTAGAGATCATACATGTAATTAATACTCATTATGTTGGCGATCATTATTTAGTCTTTTTGTGACATTACATAGGAATACATAGAAGCTGAGAACATGAGACTAGAGCGTGAAACCTGCCAGTTTTCTTCCAAGGAGATAATTGTCAGAGTTGAATACAAATACTGTCCAAATCTTACCATTATAGACACTCCTGGTCTTGTTGCCCCTGCACCTGGACCAAAAAACCGAGCATTACAGGTAAGTTTTTGATAATAATGGAGTATATGTGCGCATTTAATGCTCTTCCATTAAAAAGTAGAATTCTTGATCATTAAATgtcttaattatataatatatataggctCAATCTCGTGCCGTGGAGTCTTTAGTTCGTGCAAAAATGCAGCATAAGGAGTTCATTGTACTATGCCTTGAAGATTGCAATGACTGGAGCAATGCAACTACTAGAAGGGTAGTCATGCAAGTATGTGCTTTTGTTGTACCAGATTCTGCTAATTAGTCCTGACTGACATCTAATGATAGTTATGGAACCAGAGGTGGCAACATGGGTTGGTTGGATAAGCCAAATAGGGTTTGGGTTGAAACATGACATGTTTTAGTAATGATCCAAAGAAGCCTGGTTGGATGTGTTTGGTTAAATGCTGTCCtggcaactttttttttttgtccatttGTGCTAAGCTATGAACTGTTATTACCAATAAGATATTATTACAGTGATAAGTTAAACCCGTATATATCACAAGAGCTATGCACTAAAAGTAGACTTTGGGTGACTTTAGTTTCAACCAATAAtacaacccaaatcaacccagTAATAAGTGATTGACTGATTGGGTCGAAATTTCAACCTCTAAATGGAGGATAAGGGATTATTGATTTGAATAATGAAGGTCTGCTACTTGTCAAGGTTAAATATTTATGTGACTCGTTTGCAGATTGATCCTGAACTTTCCAGGACTGTAGTTGTCTCAACTAAGTTGGATACCAAAATACCTCAGTTCGCACGTGCTTCAGATGTTGAAGTTTTCCTTTCTCCACCAGCTTCCGTACTTGATGGTTTCATGCTTGGAGATTCACCTTTTTTCACATCTGTACCATCAGGACGAGTTGGTTCTGAACCTGAATCAGTTTACAGATCCAATGATGAGTTTAAACAGGTATTCCCTTCAATTCTTGAGAATAATAAATTGGGCATATTTTCCTTACCTATTCTGTAAATAATATCAATATGAATGTTATGGTTTATCTAATCAAGTATGTTAGAGTTAGACTACATGTAACAAAAGggtgggttgggttttgggtcaaaatgggtaagtAATTAGTGCGAGTTAGACCGGGACAGGTCCTGCTGGGCTTACCCATAAACactttgttatatatgtattactattataaataaaaatgtgtgGAAAATGAAGACGATACAAAAACTAAATCGATTAAATCACCCATAGTTTATGTGACGATTTAGGTATTTAAATACATTTCGGATGGCTTTGACCCATTTGATCCACTTCCTTTCAGCTAAATCTTTTGACTTGAACCTGTTTGAAACTGAATGAACCCAGCGCAATCAATCTTTGGGCAAATGGGATTAAATTGCTATTCCAAGTTTTACCTTGAAGTTAACTCTTAGGCAAATATCTCTTCAAATACATAGTTTGGGTCATAGCCATGGACAAATGCACAACTTAAATATCCTCTCTTACTGACAAATCGGTAAATTTAAAGTTATCAGCCCATTTAGTAAGGAACGGGTCGTTTCTGATCGTTTATCTCTAATATGTCAAACgagttatataaaaagaaacagGTTCAACGGGTCAAACAATGCCAAAAGTCATTAGAAGTGTATTGTATTGCTGTACCTGGGCTGTGAGGGCTCTCAGCCACATGGATAATTCAATGTGCACCATAAATGATCATCTTGCCCAGAAATGACTTGGAAAAATAGGGAAATTCCAATGAATTGGGCCTTTGATATCAAATAGAGTGTTATCTGATCCCTAAGTTTTCTCGACCTACCCAGTCCTGTATGGTCTTAGATACAGGTACCcttttgtttattaatgtaTAAAGCTTCTTAGgtcattttattcaaaaaatttcTCTAATCACATTTGATACACTAGTTTTTCACATGAAGTTCAAAAATTTTTACAGAAAGTGTTTTGAGTCAGTTACCAGACCTACCTAACCCACCCATTCGCCACTTCTACTTAATATGAAGAAATGAGAAAAGGACCACTGTAAGTATTCATATTCTCTATTGTTGTAGGCTATTTCTCTAAGAGAGATGGAAGATGTTACATCTTTGGAGGAAAAGCTTGGTCGCTCTCTATCAAAGCAAGAAAGAAGCAGAATAGGAGTTAGCAGCCTAAAGTTATTCTTGGAAGAATTGCTGATGAAAAGGTACCATGTCTTTAGTACACTTATCAGGCTAGAAACATTATTACTGAATTCTTCTTTTTTAAGTGTTTGACTTCTACTTGCTTTCAAGGTATATGGATAGCGTTCCCTTGATCATTCCTCTTCTTGAGAAGGAGTATCGAGGTACCACTCGGAAGCTAAATGATATCAATCAGGAACTCAGGTTTACACTTACTATGAGTTTTTagcttcatgttttttagtttttgaatattatctatactacattataaagcatttactccctccttttttttcaactaaatATCTGATAACCCCAAAATACCCATCTCGGTTGTTTACTAATTTACACATAtccacctaatatacctataatacccttaatgaaattatttacaacatacatcccTCAACCATAGCTATCAGTACATtaccccttttacatcaatcacttttttattaataaccACACTGCTACCGCCACCAACGCCGCTACCGTTGCATCGCACGTGCATTTGGCTAGTATAATAATGGAAATTGATAATAGTACCACATCTCTTTATAAATCTACCATTATTGcgtattatatatttgtatcgtCTGCTATAACAGTTGTACAGTGTggtacattaataaaaaatagtgCTACTAATATGGGCTCCCTATAATAATAGGAACCTGAGGTTTTTAAATTAAATCAgtaatttttgtatatatatatagaggggacaatcaaataagaacagtcttaaaataagaacggtgagaacacttaaaaaacatcacttttatgcattaaaagtccataaactaacatagtgcttaactaattatcattatttaagtgtataacaacacattggcctgtcaaaatcaagaaaatcatgttttttgttttgtgcatccatcttggatgcatattcttcaaaatgatgcatccaccaaaaaacgtgattttttcgattttgacggatcaatgtgttgttaaacaattaaataatgataattagttatgcactatgttagttatatggacttttaatgcatcaaaatgatgttttttatgtgttctcactgttcttattttaagactgttctcactggagtgttaccctatatacagatatatgtatatatatatatatgtagatgtagatattacaaaaaaaaagggtaattggatgggaactccctgatcccatgtaccatttggtacccactaatcccccagctaggctagtgtccaggtgaatctcaaccacttaataatcccctgattatctcaagtttgcctttggcaagactcgaacccaagacctctcCTGGAAAGTGGTGGCTGGTGGCCTATGTAGATATTACAAGTGATAAACTTCTTTTGCTTTTGATGTTCTTGTAGTGCATTAGATGAAGTAAAACTAAAGGAGAAAGCAAGAGCTTTTCATGTTCTTTTCCTGACCAAGGTTTCATTCATGTCGAATTttctttgattatatatttctGTAATGTTTGGTCTTTTAACTCTCTTTATTTGTATCACAGTTATCACTGTTATTAAAAGGGTCAGTTGTTGCACCTCCGGATAAATTTGGTTAGTAAATTTTCCCGGACTTACAAAGCTTTCCTGTATTTCCCATCCTTATTCCGTAAAAATTCTCAATATTGATCTCGGACATTTAGCATACATAATACTcagttgttttgtttttctaatgGTTGTAGGGGAAACACTTCAAGATGAGAGGGTTAATGGAGGAGCATTAATCGGTATTGATGGCTCTCAGTTTCCACTCAAGCTGATACCTGTAAGCTTTGAAAGTCTATAATCCCATTTCCTTTTCGGGTTGCTGATGAATTTTTGTTGACTCATTACAATCTATGCTTAAAATGATTGTTTTGGAGTCAACATGCCTTTGCCCTTGCGGTATCAAGGTGGCCCATCAACCAAGAAGTTGTGGGTTTAAGTCTCAAACTCTCACTTGAgttataggtatattaaaaGTTGTGTAATTGTTTGTGAGCctttgcctttcaaaaaaaatggtCAATATGGAAATAAACCAGCTATTCGTCTCGGTATCTATATGCACTTCTAGTGTGGATTTGAGGTGGCATCTGTGACCCacttataaatgggtcaattgggatatgttttatatcaaaagGGTCAAATATGGCATAATTAAAACTAGCCTTAAGGAAAAGGGGGGTTAAATAGCTAATGAAAAAAAGTTAACTTAAAAGGAAATGGACTTTGAGCTTCACTTAAAGTATATTGTGTAAACAAGTTAAATCTTTCATTATCAGATTATTATGCGAGTTATATAGTTTTTCACATATGGTTTATTATAAAAgacattaattattttgttcaaACAGTGTTTCGGGTCAACCCAACCTGGCCTGTTTAGTCCCCACCAACATACACACCAgatgaaaacaaacaattttTTGCCATCACTACTTGTATCAAATGGGAAATTGTTCTCCTTGTATTCAGAATGCAGGCATGCGTCTATATGGTGGTGCTCAGTATCATCGTGCTATGGCTGAATTTCGGTTTGTCGTTGGAGGGATAAAATGCCCTCCAATTACACGTGAAGAAATCGTAAATGCATGTGGAGTGGAAGATATTCATGACGGAACAAACTACTCTAGGTCCCTCCCATTcaattttttatctttgataATCCTTCCTGATTTTCTATCTTATTAGCTTACAACTTCCTGTATATCTGTTAATCCTTTTCTgattttctattctattagcTTAAAAGTTTCTGTATATCTGTTAATCCTTTCTTCCCTTGTTTTAAAACTCTAGGACTGCATGCGTTATTGCTGTTGCAAAAGCTCGTGATACTTTTGAACCTTTTCTTCATCAGGTATATtcattctttttgttttatttattaaatctgCATGTTTTACTAAATTTCTCCTTTTTTTACAGTTGGGTAGTCGGCTTCTTTACATTCTTAAGAGATTGCTTCCCATCTCCGTTTATCTTCTTCAGGTAGGGCCTCTGTAAATTACAGTGATTTTTGGATATGGGTTTTGGAAGCtggttataaaatattaaataatgagAATTATATagtcaaaattaataaaacgtGTTGTAATGCATAGGATATAGTTTTTTGATTTGCTTCGGCTGTTTGAAgttgtaataatcagataaatTGGCTATTTAGCTGATCGATTTGAGTTCAAGTTATCTAAGAAACTAAAATGTGACAAAGATTTCTCTATcagttataataattttaacataatgtatatattaataatattattagtttttttatttcaaaagttTGTCATTTAGTTTTCCAACTACCGATAAAAAATGTGAGtgaattttctttaaaattgatgtaaataaGAAACTCAGTTATTTAATCAGTGTTGTTGTATGTTTAAAACTGATTTAGTAGTAACAAGACAAGCGCAGTAACTTTATTCAAAAACTCGCAACCAGTAGTACCAACCTAAAGTTGCTATATCAGTAATCTGTTTCTAAACACATTCAAACACCTCCAATATTTTGATGCATTTCACTTCTAATACAACTCATTCACTACCCCTCACTGTTACAACAGAAAGAGGGAGAATTCTTGAGTGGCCATGAAGTTTTTCTGAGACGTGTGTCTTCCGCATTCAATAACTTTGCTGAATCCACTGAGCGATCTTGCAATGAAAAGTAACATATAATTACTTCGTATTACTCCATCTTGTTCGCTTCATGGTATTCTTTATAACTTATTGAACTATCTACAGATGTATGGAGGATTTAATAAGCACCACACGCTATGTGACCTGGTCCCTACACAATAAGGTTGTTATGAACATCAATCCCTAATTGAATTTGTTTTCATATCTTCTCAACTTTTAAATTGTTTTGCAGAATCGAGCTGGGCTACGTCAGTTTTTGGATTCTTTTGGTGGAGCAGAACAGCCTGGAAATGGTGGTAATTTTTTACGTTTTGCATTCTTGCTGTCGTTCTCTGTTGTCTTCATTTACTTTGGTACCATTGATGTGTTTCTAAAGAAATAAAGTTATGGTTATGGTTATGCAAGGATGAATGAGAATGTATGAAGTCCACAATAGGAAGAGAAGAGATAATTGAGGAGAATAGTAGATACTCAGCCAATTTGGAGTAGCATTATCTTTAACGGGTCAAATGAGAATATAATTTGGAGTATGCATTACCTTTAAAGGGTCAAATGGCTAAACGGTTTTACTTGAGAAAATGGTAATTGGGGTTGAAACTGAAAGGGTTTAAATATGACTGTTTTCTTAATGTGTAAAACCTTCTGAATCTTGCTCAAATGTCTAGATTGTTATTGTGATATTATAGTTTTGTTAAATTCTGTTTGACACTAcgttttgataatatataaggTTTGGGTAAAAAGTGTCTCAGGTCAACCGACACTGACCTGATTAACTTGTACCCAAAATACACGTTTTCACCCGCCTATTTGCCACCTTTTGGAAATATTTAACCAAAGAAAAACCTGGCTCTAAATTTAAGACCTTGTTTGATCTTAGGTACTGACTCGAGTACGAGTGTTCAGACCACAGAAACAAGATTGGCAGATCTTTTGGATAGCACACTTTGGAACAGGAGGCTAGCCCCTTCGTCTGAACGCATTGTTTATGCTTTGGTACAACAAATATTTCATGGCATCAGAGAATATTTCCTGGCTTCAGCCGAGTTAAAGGTGATTGTTTACATGCTATATGCCTATTTCAATCTTCTAATACTCCAAGGCAGGTGTATCATTCATTCATACCAGAATGgctcatatatacataaatattaatgtttCCTTGCAGTTCAATTGCTTTTTCTTAATGCCGGTTGTAGACAAATTGCCTGCACTCCTTCGAGAGGATCTAGAATCCGCATTTGAGGATGATCTAGATAATGTTTTTGATATTACTAATCTACGGCATTCATTAGGGCAACGAAAGCGAGAAACCGAAATTGAGATGAAGCGGGtatttatacatattatatcCATATTCCCAATGTGATTAGACTTTTTGACTATAGGTGGAAGAATGATCTGGTCAAAATTACCAGGGGCAGAGGGTTGGGTTGTCACAAGACTAATTGTTGTCCTATGTTTACGTAAACAATTAgtttgtcaaatatgattaaaaaagttACGTTATTTCACTAACACTCTAAATTCTTATATACAAATGTTAGGATATTCCAATAAGAAGTAAATTTAGGCAACTTGTGATCTCTTGACCTGTTCAACCCGTTTTTTAAGCTATAATTTGTGTTGTGCCACTggagataaaacataaacataacttACATTGGCCCATTCttaagtaaatgggtcataATCGTCACATTTGATCACAATGAATCACATTGTGATCTACTTTTATTTGATCTTGGCATGCTTGCAGATACAGAGGCTTAAAGACAAATTTAGAAAGATCCATGAGCAACTTAGTTTACATCAAGTAATGCCATGACCAGGACCTTTTCTATAAGATGCGAGTTCAGACTTCCATCATTTCAAATTATGGTAAATCGGCTAATCAATCTTTAGTGTTTTATGTATAAACATACAATAGATGACTAGATGTGATGGCTACTTCAATATTTGTTTGAATCATGAAGTTATGTTTGCTTTGAAGATTAATGAGCTCGACTAACAACTCATCTACAAGTACAAGATAGAATTATTCTTAGATCAGGGTAACTTACACATCTTCAATGTGGTTTCCTTGCAGATATCGTCCCCGTCGTGAAGACGTGAAGTAAATACAGACTGCCCCTATGGTGattctattttttttcctttaaatttgTAGCCAAGTAACCTAAAATGATCGAAGTACCTTTATCTCTACATGATATCTATCTGGTAACCAAATATCATGTGTACAAAAGCCTATGTGATCTCTTGCTGCATTGGAAATTTGTTTTCAAACATAGCTATTAtagtttatagtttataaattgTGTTTTTAGATGGCTGGCCGTTGTTTATTGACATAATCACTCAGCAATTATCCCAAATTAAACTTGAATTAATGGCTTAATGCCCACTTAGTAAAATAGCCCAATGATTACATTCATGTTACGTGTCTAAGCTCTCTTTTGAACCATCATTCCATTCTACACAATAAGTCAATAATGCAAGCCGTCGATTTGAATCAAGGTGCCTCATTTCAACTTTCAAGCGGTGATTAAACGTggatatgtatatacatatagcCATCAACCATCTCCAATGCAACCTCTATGCCTCGAGTTTTCGGTCTGTAGTGTCGGGCTCTTCAACATGATGTGTTTGAGGGTCAGCGATATGGCTATGGCATTGGTTGACCAATGTTAGTTTTTCTTAGTTTTGTAACGGGATATAATTTTTAGAACACATGAGGCTCTCTAGCgcagacccggttaagacaatgtaaGCTAAATCTCcggttgcgagcaaatgattcacacctttcaaaaaatatatatatatatatatatatattattgttgtcaGCATAACGACACAATTTTTAACACCCAAAAGATAAGGGTATTCGCGGTTTCGTTTTTGATGAATACGGGAACCGGACCggtaaatatattttgtgaAATTTTCGAAGCATACCGGCCATTTAAGTGGAGGCGAATGGTTAGACTGGACCATTGAAAATCCGGTCCGATTTGTTGGTTTTGCGGCTTTCACATTTACGATAACTTTTTGATGTCTACAGTTACGAGATTGGATGAGGCCGCAGAACAAAAGCACACCCAGTAATCAAATGAAGCACgtgtcaaaattaaaagaaagaaaatacaaaGGGTCTGTTTGGCAAGGGGCTTTTAAGGGCTTTTAGGAGCTTAAAAGCCCCGAGCTTTTAAATATAAGCTCATTAGCCCTGTTTGGAAACGCATTCAAATTTAAAAGCCACAGCCCCAAAAAGCCCcgaaaggtctttaaaataaaagctcgtaggaagagagttgaaaaaaagcCCCAGCCCCTAGCCCCAACCTCAAGCTCCAGCCCCAAGCCCTTAACTACAGCCCCAGCTCCAAgcttttgtgccaaacatacccaaaCTTTGAATGCTAAGAATGTCTATGGAAAATATGCAACCACTTGACATGATATTCTTCTTTTTAATGTTTTCCTAATGTAgtgttcttttaattaatatgtgtGTCTTGTAATTAAAATTTGGTAGTAGAATGTGGTTGGGGGTAAAGAATGGGTTAAGCGTGATAAACATGTGATAGTAATAGTCATTTTTTAGGGTCATGAATATTACCATTGGGACCAATGGTTTAAGATTGAggat
Coding sequences within:
- the LOC122593633 gene encoding dynamin-like protein ARC5 isoform X1; the encoded protein is MATPEKTAATVAGEYENQSKLYEAYNELHGLAQEFETPFDAPAVLVVGHQTDGKSALVEALMGFQFNHVGGGTKTRRPVTLHMKFNPECDEPVCHLVCDNDSCVVQEKSLKEVQEYIEAENMRLERETCQFSSKEIIVRVEYKYCPNLTIIDTPGLVAPAPGPKNRALQAQSRAVESLVRAKMQHKEFIVLCLEDCNDWSNATTRRVVMQIDPELSRTVVVSTKLDTKIPQFARASDVEVFLSPPASVLDGFMLGDSPFFTSVPSGRVGSEPESVYRSNDEFKQAISLREMEDVTSLEEKLGRSLSKQERSRIGVSSLKLFLEELLMKRYMDSVPLIIPLLEKEYRGTTRKLNDINQELSALDEVKLKEKARAFHVLFLTKLSLLLKGSVVAPPDKFGETLQDERVNGGALIGIDGSQFPLKLIPNAGMRLYGGAQYHRAMAEFRFVVGGIKCPPITREEIVNACGVEDIHDGTNYSRTACVIAVAKARDTFEPFLHQLGSRLLYILKRLLPISVYLLQKEGEFLSGHEVFLRRVSSAFNNFAESTERSCNEKCMEDLISTTRYVTWSLHNKNRAGLRQFLDSFGGAEQPGNGGTDSSTSVQTTETRLADLLDSTLWNRRLAPSSERIVYALVQQIFHGIREYFLASAELKFNCFFLMPVVDKLPALLREDLESAFEDDLDNVFDITNLRHSLGQRKRETEIEMKRIQRLKDKFRKIHEQLSLHQVMP
- the LOC122593633 gene encoding dynamin-like protein ARC5 isoform X2, coding for MATPEKTAATVAGEYENQSKLYEAYNELHGLAQEFETPFDAPAVLVVGHQTDGKSALVEALMGFQFNHVGGGTKTRRPVTLHMKFNPECDEPVCHLVCDNDSCVVQEKSLKEVQEYIEAENMRLERETCQFSSKEIIVRVEYKYCPNLTIIDTPGLVAPAPGPKNRALQAQSRAVESLVRAKMQHKEFIVLCLEDCNDWSNATTRRVVMQIDPELSRTVVVSTKLDTKIPQFARASDVEVFLSPPASVLDGFMLGDSPFFTSVPSGRVGSEPESVYRSNDEFKQAISLREMEDVTSLEEKLGRSLSKQERSRIGVSSLKLFLEELLMKRYMDSVPLIIPLLEKEYRGTTRKLNDINQELSALDEVKLKEKARAFHVLFLTKLSLLLKGSVVAPPDKFGETLQDERVNGGALIGIDGSQFPLKLIPNAGMRLYGGAQYHRAMAEFRFVVGGIKCPPITREEIVNACGVEDIHDGTNYSRTACVIAVAKARDTFEPFLHQLGSRLLYILKRLLPISVYLLQKEGEFLSGHEVFLRRVSSAFNNFAESTERSCNEKCMEDLISTTRYVTWSLHNKNRAGLRQFLDSFGGAEQPGNGTDSSTSVQTTETRLADLLDSTLWNRRLAPSSERIVYALVQQIFHGIREYFLASAELKFNCFFLMPVVDKLPALLREDLESAFEDDLDNVFDITNLRHSLGQRKRETEIEMKRIQRLKDKFRKIHEQLSLHQVMP